One Trichomycterus rosablanca isolate fTriRos1 chromosome 10, fTriRos1.hap1, whole genome shotgun sequence DNA window includes the following coding sequences:
- the LOC134321143 gene encoding vinculin-like, which yields MPVFHTKTIESILEPVAQQISHLVIMHEEGEVDGKAIPDLCAPVAAVQSAVTNLVRVGKETVQTTEDAIMKRDMPPAFIKVENACTKLVQAAQMLKADPYSVPARDYLIDGSRGILSGTSDLLLTFDEAEVRKIIRVCKGILEYLTVAEVVESMEDLITYTKNLGPGMTKMAKMIDERQQELTHQEHRVMLVNSMKTVKELLPVLISGIKIFVTTKTAQSAGIDEALKNRNFTVEKMSAEINEIIRVLQLTSWDEDAWASKDTETMKRALALIDSKMAQAKNWLRDPHAQPGEAGEQAVRQILDEAGKVGELCAGNERREILDTAKALGQLTDQVSDLRSRGSGTSPVAIQKAQQVAQGLDVLSMKVGNAADKLEAMTNSKHALAKKTEAAQAWLADPASGPAGEEHIKALLAEAQNIAVMCEDPRDHDDILRNMGEIAGLTNKLAQLRKAGKGDTPEARALAKQIATALQNLQSKTNRAVANSRPAKAAVHLEGKMEQAQRWIDNPTVEDGGVGQAAIRGLVAEGRRLANVLPGSQRGDLLGKCEQVEQLMGQLAELSARGEADSPKAHALAQQLQNALKDLKGKMQEAMTQEVSDIFSDTTTPIKLLAVAATAPHGMPNREEVFEERAAGFESHAARLGATAEKAAAVGTANRTTVEGIHAAVKSARDLTPQVVSAARIMLKNPGNQAAHEHFETMKNQWIDNVEKMTTLVDEAIDTKSLLDASEEAIKNDLEKCHVAMMNHQPQMLVAGATSIARRANRIVLVAKREVENSEEPKFRETLREAANNLSSSISPMVMGAKSVANNIQDPNLQKRFMDSGYNILASVAKVREAFQPQEPDFPPPPPDLEQLHLNDDGAPPKPPLPEGEVPPPRPPPPEEKDEEFPEQLAGEMVSEPMMVAARQLHDEARKWSSKGNDIIGAAKRMALLMAEMSRLVRGASGNKRALIQCAKDIAKASDEVTRLAKEVAKQCTDKRIRTNLLQVCERIPTISTQLKILSTVKATMLGRTNISEEESEQATEMLVHNAQNLMQSVKETVREAEAASIKIRTDAGFTLRWVRKTPWYQ from the exons ATGCCGGTGTTTCACACCAAAACCATCGAGAGCATTCTGGAGCCGGTGGCCCAGCAGATCTCCCACCTGGTCATCATGCATGAGGAGGGCGAGGTAGACGGTAAAGCCATCCCAGATCTGTGCGCTCCTGTAGCGGCCGTGCAGTCTGCCGTCACCAACCTGGTCCGG gtgGGAAAGGAGACGGTGCAGACCACAGAGGATGCCATCATGAAACGAGACATGCCGCCTGCCTTCATAAA GGTGGAGAACGCATGTACCAAACTGGTCCAGGCAGCTCAGATGCTGAAGGCCGATCCGTACTCGGTTCCAGCTCGTGATTACCTGATCGATGGATCACGGGGCATTTTATCGGGAACCTCCGACCTACTGCTCACCTTCGACGAggctgag GTGCGTAAGATCATCCGTGTGTGTAAGGGCATTCTGGAGTACCTGACCGTGGCTGAGGTGGTGGAGAGCATGGAGGATCTAATCACCTACACCAAGAACCTTGGACcag GCATGACGAAAATGGCGAAGATGATTGATGAGCGTCAGCAGGAACTGACCCATCAGGAGCATCGTGTCATGTTGGTTAACTCCATGAAGACGGTGAAGGAGCTGCTGCCCGTGCTCATCTCAG GAATAAAGATCTTTGTAACGACGAAGACGGCTCAGAGTGCAGGAATAGATGAAGCGCTGAAGAACAGGAACTTCACCGTGGAGAAGATGAGCGCCGAGATCAACGAGATCATCCGAGTACTGCAGCTCACATCCTGGGACGAGGACGCCTGGGCCAGcaag GACACGGAGACCATGAAACGAGCTCTGGCTCTGATCGACTCGAAAATGGCTCAGGCGAAGAACTGGCTCCGGGACCCCCACGCAcagccag gagaAGCCGGTGAGCAGGCGGTCAGGCAGATTTTGGATGAAGCAGGGAAGGTGGGTGAGTTGTGTGCAGGCAATGAGAGAAGAGAGATTCTGGACACAGCCAAGGCCCTCGGTCAGCTCACGGACCAGGTCTCGGACCTGCGCTCCAg GGGATCTGGAACCAGTCCGGTGGCGATCCAGAAGGCGCAGCAGGTCGCTCAGGGGCTGGATGTGCTCTCCATGAAAGTGGGGAACGCAGCAGATAAACTGGAGGCCATGACCAACTCCAAACACGCCCTCGCCAAGAAAACTGAGGCAGCACAG GCCTGGCTGGCTGATCCTGCGTCCGGTCCTGCGGGGGAGGAGCATATTAAAGCCCTGCTGGCTGAAGCGCAGAACATCGCGGTGATGTGTGAAGATCCGCGCGACCATGACGACATCCTGCGCAACATGGGCGAAATCGCAGGGCTGACCAACAAACTGGCCCAACTCCGCAAAGC ggGTAAAGGTGACACCCCCGAGGCTCGTGCGTTAGCTAAGCAGATCGCCACGGCTCTGCAGAACCTGCAGTCCAAGACCAACCGTGCCGTGGCCAACAGCAGGCCGGCCAAAGCCGCCGTTCACCTGGAGGGCAAGATGGAGCAGGCTCAGCGCTGGATCGATAATCCCACCGTGGAGGACGGAGGAGTgg GTCAAGCTGCCATTCGGGGGCTGGTTGCCGAGGGGCGACGCCTTGCTAACGTGCTGCCGGGCTCTCAGAGGGGGGATCTTCTGGGCAAGTGTGAGCAGGTGGAGCAGCTGATGGGCCAGCTGGCCGAACTGAGCGCCCGCGGAGAAGCCGATTCGCCCAAAGCGCACGCCCTCGCCCAGCAGCTCCAGAACGCTCTGAAG gatctgAAGGGTAAAATGCAGGAGGCCATGACACAGGAAGTGTCTGACATCTTCAGCGACACCACGACTCCCATCAAACTGCTGGCGGTAGCCGCTACCGCTCCACACGGCATGCCCAACAGAGAGGAG GTGTTTGAGGAGCGAGCGGCGGGTTTCGAGAGCCATGCCGCACGCTTGGGGGCGACGGCGGAGAAAGCCGCGGCTGTCGGAACAGCCAATCGCACCACAGTGGAGGGAATCCACGCCGCCGTCAAGTCCGCCCGAGACCTGAcgcctcag GTGGTATCTGCTGCTCGGATCATGCTGAAGAACCCCGGGAACCAGGCAGCTCATGAGCACTTCGAGACCATGAAGAACCAGTGGATCGATAACGTGGAGAAAATGACCA CTCTGGTGGACGAAGCAATCGACACCAAGTCTCTGCTGGATGCGTCGGAGGAAGCCATCAAGAACGACCTGGAGAAATGTCACGTGGCCATGATGAACCACCAGCCGCAGATGCTGGTCGCCGGGGCCACGAGCATCGCTCGTCGAGCCAACCGCATCGTGCTGGTTGCGAAACGTGAAGTGGAGAACTCGGAGGAGCCCAAATTCAGAGAAACCCTGAGGGAGGCAGCTAATAACCTCAGCTCGTCTATATCGCCGATGGTGATGGGGGCCAAGAGCGTGGCTAACAACATCCAGGACCCAA ATCTGCAGAAAAGATTTATGGACTCCGGCTATAACATATTAGCATCAGTCGCTAAAGTACGGGAGGCGTTCCAGCCTCAGGAACCCGacttccctcctcctcctccagacCTCGAGCAGCTGCAT CTTAACGATGACGGTGCCCCACCGAAGCCCCCCCTGCCTGAGGGTGAGGTGCCGCCACCAAGACCTCCACCTCCTGAGGAGAAAGATGAGGAGTTCCCAGAGCAACTGGCCGGAGAAATGGTCAGCGAACCCATGATGGTGGCAGCTCGCCAGCTCCACGACGAGGCCCGCAAGTGGTCTAGTAAG GGTAACGACATCATCGGGGCGGCCAAGCGCATGGCCCTGCTGATGGCGGAGATGTCTCGGTTGGTGCGTGGTGCCAGCGGTAACAAGCGAGCCCTAATCCAGTGCGCCAAGGACATCGCGAAGGCCTCGGACGAGGTGACGCGACTCGCCAAGGAGGTGGCCAAGCAGTGCACGGATAAACGGATCAGAACCAACCTGCTGCAG GTGTGTGAGCGTATCCCCACTATCAGCACACAGCTGAAGATTCTGTCCACGGTGAAGGCCACCATGTTGGGACGTACCAACATCAGCGAGGAGGAATCGGAGCAG GCGACGGAGATGTTGGTGCACAACGCTCAGAATCTGATGCAGTCGGTGAAGGAGACGGTGCGCGAGGCCGAAGCGGCGTCCATCAAGATCCGCACGGATGCCGGATTCACGCTGCGCTGGGTCCGCAAGACCCCCTGGTACCAGTGA